One Danio rerio strain Tuebingen ecotype United States chromosome 13, GRCz12tu, whole genome shotgun sequence DNA window includes the following coding sequences:
- the b3gat2 gene encoding galactosylgalactosylxylosylprotein 3-beta-glucuronosyltransferase 2 isoform X1, producing MKSIFYTRFFILLPWILIVIIVIDIDTKRLSVRNTASFYLSRLGNVQQRQVVRTTRTSSSSTTASSSGRNATSLPVIYAITPTYSRAVQKAELTRLANTFRQVPQFHWIVVEDANSHTELVSRFLARCGVRYTHLNVFTPRRFKRTGMPRATEQRNLALGWIRGHRGSKDKGVVFFADDDNTYSLELFEENTAGHVDEHMEETLRGRAQCQCADDPCSAQHKHITQHNNESHLATLNNPCFMMTKINDTMV from the exons ATGAAATCCATCTTCTACACTCGCTTTTTCATCCTTCTTCCGTGGATCTTGATAGTGATCATCGTGATCGACATCGATACGAAGAGATTATCAGTTCGGAACACGGCCAGCTTTTATTTATCTCGGTTGGGGAATGTACAGCAGCGGCAGGTCGTCAGAACGACTCggaccagcagcagcagcaccacCGCCAGCAGCAGCGGGAGAAACGCCACATCTCTCCCGGTCATTTATGCCATCACTCCCACTTACAGCCGAGCGGTGCAGAAAGCAGAGCTCACCCGCTTGGCAAATACGTTCCGCCAGGTCCCACAGTTCCATTGGATCGTGGTGGAGGACGCGAACTCCCACACGGAATTGGTGTCGCGGTTTCTCGCCCGGTGCGGGGTGCGATACACTCACCTGAACGTGTTCACCCCGCGCAGGTTCAAGCGGACCGGGATGCCCCGAGCGACCGAGCAGAGGAACTTAGCGCTCGGCTGGATCAGAGGACACCGGGGCTCCAAAGATAAAGGAGTAGTTTTCTTCGCGGATGATGATAACACTTACAGCCTTGAGTTATTTGAAGAG AACACAGCTGGACATGTGGATGAACACATGGAAGAGACCCTGAGGGGTAGAGCGCAGTGTCAGTGTGCTGATGACCCCTGCTCTGCTCAACACAAACACATTACACAGCACAACAATGAGAGTCATTTGGCCACTCTCAACAACCCGTGCTTCATGATGACAAAAATTAACGACACAATGGTTTAA
- the b3gat2 gene encoding galactosylgalactosylxylosylprotein 3-beta-glucuronosyltransferase 2 isoform X2, whose amino-acid sequence MKSIFYTRFFILLPWILIVIIVIDIDTKRLSVRNTASFYLSRLGNVQQRQVVRTTRTSSSSTTASSSGRNATSLPVIYAITPTYSRAVQKAELTRLANTFRQVPQFHWIVVEDANSHTELVSRFLARCGVRYTHLNVFTPRRFKRTGMPRATEQRNLALGWIRGHRGSKDKGVVFFADDDNTYSLELFEEMRSTRRVSVWPVGLVGGRRYERPLVEKGKVVGWYTGWKADRPFAIDMAANVSSQAVH is encoded by the exons ATGAAATCCATCTTCTACACTCGCTTTTTCATCCTTCTTCCGTGGATCTTGATAGTGATCATCGTGATCGACATCGATACGAAGAGATTATCAGTTCGGAACACGGCCAGCTTTTATTTATCTCGGTTGGGGAATGTACAGCAGCGGCAGGTCGTCAGAACGACTCggaccagcagcagcagcaccacCGCCAGCAGCAGCGGGAGAAACGCCACATCTCTCCCGGTCATTTATGCCATCACTCCCACTTACAGCCGAGCGGTGCAGAAAGCAGAGCTCACCCGCTTGGCAAATACGTTCCGCCAGGTCCCACAGTTCCATTGGATCGTGGTGGAGGACGCGAACTCCCACACGGAATTGGTGTCGCGGTTTCTCGCCCGGTGCGGGGTGCGATACACTCACCTGAACGTGTTCACCCCGCGCAGGTTCAAGCGGACCGGGATGCCCCGAGCGACCGAGCAGAGGAACTTAGCGCTCGGCTGGATCAGAGGACACCGGGGCTCCAAAGATAAAGGAGTAGTTTTCTTCGCGGATGATGATAACACTTACAGCCTTGAGTTATTTGAAGAG ATGCGCTCAACTAGGAGAGTGTCAGTGTGGCCTGTGGGACTGGTCGGAGGCCGGAGGTACGAGCGTCCACTGGTGGAGAAGGGGAAAGTGGTCGGTTGGTACACAGGCTGGAAGGCCGACAGACCATTTGCAATTGACATGGCTG CAAACGTGAGCTCTCAGGCAGTGCATTAA